CACGTCATCATATCCTGGATCAAATAAAAGGCACAAAGCTCAGTCAGGGCATCTTCAACACGATGCGCCTTCATCCAactcctttattttatttttgaaataaaaatggccttttttttttagcagtttgaACCAAAAGTGGAAACATTATTACTGAAGTGAATGTTTCTATCATTTCCAGGTACACCACTGTTTGAGGCTCAGCCCTGgactgctgcacacacacagacaaggaGTGACGTTCACGTCCCACATCAGGAAGACGTCAGAGCAAGGCTCAGAGCTGCAGCTTCAGACGGTGTAGTTTAATGTATTTTACATATGTAATACATTCTGCAACTACATTTCTTCACAGGCTATTTTGTGTTAAAACGGCACTGGATGGAGATAAAAAGCGACATGAAAAttaagattctttttttttttttttttttacatttacttaTAATTATTTTTGACATTGTGTGAAAAGAACTGAAGAAATAAATCAGTCATTGAGAAGTTTAAAGAACTTATATGTCCCCATGACTTTACACTTTACAGAAATCACTTATGCacaagaaatgttttttaagaAGTATTTTACATAAGGTATAAATAAAGTTAGCAACCTTGTAGTTTTAATAGGAACACATCTTGAATATTTTATTGGTTCTGTTTAATGtctaacatttaaaaatataaaaggtgcttgttttcttttacagATGTAATTCTTTAAAGGTACATTGTGGATTTTTCAACCACTGGCAGAGCTGTTTAGATGAGTGGGTCCAAGTTTTGTTTGTATATTGTGTACACTCACATGGTTCACATGGTCTCCTATGTATAACATAGTTTTGTTCTTTAATTTCAAGCTAGTACTAATAAGAAAACCAAAGGAAACATGGTGTGTATAAGAAATGTACCACCTTTATTATCCAATCCACACATCCCATTCAATATGCAATACAAAGCCAAAGCAATTTATATAAACAGTGAGTCTGAactccaaaaaatattaaacaataactgtcagtttaaacaaacaaactgattttGTCTCAGTATTCAAAAACAACTTCTTGCATTCAACACACAGTAGCAACACTTGGGGCAAAGAGGGAAGCTTCGTGTACATCAATCACCACGTGGCTCCTTCCGAACCACTTCAGTCAGATATGAAATATCAATATCATACGTACACCTCGCTCCGAGTCTCGTCCATGTACAGTTTTCACTCATTGCATATAAAACATTGCATTCAAAGtatggctcacacacacacgtatatattACTAAATACAGGAGGATCAAAAATTAACAACAGAGCTAAATGAATGGTAGATACCTGACGTgttaatttaatgttaatgaaCTGAATGTTAAGGTGTTAATCAAAGGGCAGGAGTGTGTATGGAtcagtatatatgtatatatatggcTTATGAAGTCAAAGTTGTGgatgaaacataaaaaatgttgtCTTCACAGGTTAAGTCCTAATATTGTCAGCTTATCAAAGTCTTTAAGGCAATGTTGTGCTCCATGATAAGCCACAGACATTTCCATGATGATTGTGTGGTGAAGTCCTTGTTATTCTCTGGGAAAGTGAACGTGGAAGGTttacatcaaaaataaaattgatcTTAAAAACTGATAGAAGTATTTATTGGTTGCATCCTTTCATATACACTTTCTTCTCCATTGGCCTTTAGAGATTACAGTAAAACTGAACAGTGTAGCTTAAAGCAATGTAGAACAGTCACGATGATGAGATTGTCTGACCTCTTGCACAGGTTTGAGTACGTAcggagctgctgctcagctgcacaCTGAGGGAATGAACAATCAGGATCAGCTAAGGTTTGTAGAGTGAGTCAGGATATCAGTAATACACAATAGACTCTCATATTGGCTTGATTAGTGATCATACCCACAAAATGTGTGGAAAGTTTTGAAGGTCATTCACTTTTACCTTGGCAGTCAAAATTAAGGCAAATTTTGGAGTGTTGATtatctcaaaatgttaactatCAGGCTGTGAAACAATCCTGAGTGTAGTTTGATGAACAGAAGACAAATATGCTTTTAAACATGTCAAACAATATCAAAAGTTCATATTTAATTTGAATCTAGTCACATTAGTCTCACCAGTGGAGATGAGGTGATTTATTCCTTTAATACCTCTGGGAATCGATTCAGAGGTTTTAAACGAATTTATTTTCTTCTAAAGAGAATGGAAACATACTGTGGAGGCCCATTTCTGCTGAATAAAAAAAGATCCTGTGAGTCATTATGGGAAACTTTATTGAAATAACGACTtcatatctcaaaataatcacTTAGTAATGAGACAATTTCTCAAAACGACTTAtactttttcattattttgaaatactcaaTCATTGTTCTAAGACACtaactcattttttttctataatACTAAGTCATTCTGAGTTACTACTGTGTTATTTAAAGATACTAGCTAATTATTTAgaaattttaaaacattattttgaaatagactCTTACTTTGAAATtcaagtcattatttcaagatactTCATTATTTTGATagagtcattatttttgatcaagtttctcattataatgaATAACAGGGTCATTTTTACTCATCAaactggcagaaatgggcttccaaAGAAACCTATAAAGGAAAGCAATATTCAAAAGAGCTTTCTTTCAAAAATCTTTTTCAGTAATAAACACatatttattcagattttttctttcttttagagaaatgcattttctgtttaataCAAAAGCCACAAAGTAAGTCATTTAAAACATGGCAAAACACGCAACTCTCATTCAGAGCGTTGctacaaaacatacaaataaaatatttggtgGGTTGATTTGATCTTTGTGTGTCGTCATCGCAGCCTATTCAATCGGTGAAACCTCTTCAGAGCAAACTTTGACATACTGGATCTTACTGGATGTGCAAAGTAACTTTTATGTTCACAGTGGATTTATTTCAACAGTTGCACAAGACTGGAGtgtgagagaaaaaagacaaatacaaaaGCTGActataaaaaaagaacacaccAAAATGCTTTTAGCAATACGTACATCGAACCAATCAATCCCTTATCTGCTGTCAATATTCAGCCCTTCACTGCAACACAACATTGATTGATTTCATATCCTGTCATTAAATCGCACTCTTTGTAGattaaaagaatgaaaaaactTCACTTGTTTCATACATGTCGACACAAAATCTGTCACTGTGATATAAACCAGAACCTGTGTCACAATTTAAAATGTTCACTCTTTCAAAGAAAGATTTGTTTTGCTTCAAAAAACCGAGCTAAGTTTGACTAAAAGCTGTACAATAAACTTATTTCACTGTCAAATAAAAGATTGAGAAGATTCATCCAAGAACATTTTTTCCAAGTGCTGCTCACAAAGCTCAGTTACATAAGGCTGATAGGTTTCCATCATTTGTGCTTTGACAGCTGTTAACAGTAGAGGCAATTCATGTGATGTGACTTCATACTGTCTTTGCAAAGTAGAAGGTACATGTTCTGCAGGGTTCAATAGCTTGGAGGGAATGActatgcaaatacacacaagtATTAACATCGAGtctttttaaataatgtaaacatatacatCTTATTGAGGTCAGAGCATTGATCCTCTTCATAtctgtttatgtaaaaaaaacaaaaaaaaacaaagaacaaacatTACTGGAGCATCGTCCGGATGTTCTTCGGAGTAGACTCGTCGTTCAGGTGTTTTGTGGTGAATCTGAGGAGAAGCAAATATTACAGTGGACATTAGTGGGACtttcaacaataacaacaagaaGGAGGTCGGAAGATCCAAAGCACCAATCCGCTCTGAGGACTGTATTATCATTCTTTCTTTTCATATTCAAAAGGGAatccaaatttaaaaaactaaaaaaaaaaaaaaaagatgaaaagaacAAATGGGACACAAATTACTCAGTACCCTCATCTCTTGTTGgctcaaattaaagctgtgcatgtgtgttatgTACTGTGTAATGTCCAGTAGGTGTGATGTCTGTTAGGATAAAGAAGCAAAGTGTGGTTACTCAATGAAGACACAACCGTTCTTTGCAGCAACACTCACGTGAAGTGTGACGGCACCACAAATGGACAAAACTTTTACATTGCTGACATGCTGGTGACTCTACAGAGGTCACTTTGGTGACAGTATGGACCAACTGAGGCCCTACATGTGTTAGAACGTTCCTCAAAGAAACTGAACAGTGTGCTGGATGGTTATGCAAAAGTTAAAAGAGATCAATTCCTGACCAGCCAACACAAAACCACTCTTTCACAATCCAGAGGGAACCTACTTGAGGGCATTCAGCAGGCCTTCTACGTTGTCTGCCGGCTGGTCCTTGAGGACTTTTATGCAGCCTTTCATCTGAGAAGAAATGaacagagtcagagtcagacagtgcagcagctcaggagcTGCATTACAAAACAGATCTGTGGTCCACAGTGATGCTGTTACATTGTGCCGCTTCAATCACGCACAGATGTGTGTTCGTGTGTCTTACGTCTATCTTGGAGGACTTGTTGAAGGCGCCGTTGGGGTGGACGTGGTCATAAAGAATGATGACTCCGACCATGACCCTCATGCAAAACAAAAGTGTGTCCTCGCTGCTGAAACGACTCGAATATTCCCtaaatacacagacacagagggaggacCAGGGTTAGAAAGGGAACAGAtcataaaatgagaaaatttaAGTCTGCACAAAGAAAATGCCTGAACAGagagtttttttccttttaaaaaccAATGCTAACACTTTCGGTATATCATTTGTTAATGTGCAGTTGGATGAATACatgtgcacatactgtacatgccaCAAGAGTGTGTGAATGACTGTGACCCATAAAggtttccacacttaaatgggCATCATATTCAAGAGCCTTTTATTGAATCTCACGCTGTTGTCTTGAAATTAAAGGACTCTCATCGTCATGTGTTGGGTCAAAGTGTGTCTCATTTACAGTCCTACTGAACGCTGACAATCTTTTGAGCAAGAAATCACTTACTAGCACATATTAACGACCTGTGAGAACCCTcatgactgtgtgtgcgtgtgtgtgagtagaAAACATCATGACTCACGGTGTCTCCAGCATGACTTTACAGACGCTGGCCATGGTGCTGAGACAGTCTGTTGTGTTTTCCAGTGGGAGAGTCTTATTCTACACAAGgcacaaacaaaatacaaacaacagtTAGTTTATTGATTCCTATGATTAttgaaattgtttaaaaaattacataaattgTTACAACATGATGATGTGCTttctgacacacaaaaaaaagaaataaaaaaagaacacagtgtacatcatgtgttttttaaatttgtatttttggacttgttccttcaaatattcagagtGCAAGACAGCTATAAGGGCCCCGCCGTGCTGTTAGAGCCACAACATGATGACAATAGTTGCCACAAGTACTAGTTTCTCTTAAACGATAAAGTACGAGTTAGAAAACAATTACTCTGTGGCTAGTTTGTCGTCTTCACAGTTGTAATGACCGTTTACCGTTCATGTTAATatggtataatttttaatatgatgaGTAAAATTCCTATCATGATAGTgccaatatacagtatatgtagtGGAAGAGTTAAGATCCAAAAAGGGGAGTgacttcagtagtgtggaatcaGTGGCGTTACTACACCTGAACGTcaaactcattcagcagctcctctggcagcagctctTTCCTCTTACCGTGCGCATTGAAAAATCAGTTTCGTCAAGTCATTTTGTCATCAGCCTTtagtaatgtaaacctatgcgACACTCAAGGCTTGACAAAAACCACATATACATGAATGTGCGGTAGTCATCATAGAATAGCCTGTTATAATAAATAGGTCAGTGTAGTTGCGGGTGGGTCTGATAGTCAGCGGTGagtgtcacaggttacagcatgatgattagaggagaaaggGCAGAGCATAGAGGTCCAGATGGGAaatcccagggtacatttttgtaattgggagctgtttaaatgtgtaatttgtggtaggtTTTTTTTGTCGTAACATTAATATTGTGtgcagaatctgaatctcactctgagttactgctgttgttcacaaactaaagaaatgagagatcatttttgtttagtttttgctGAATATTGGCAGGTGAACTGTTAGGAACTGTTATCCTGTTAGGATTgtcactgggtgagaggcggggtacaccctggacaggtctccagactatcacagggctgacacatagagatagacaaccattcacactcacattcacattcacacctacggacaatttagagtcatcagttaacctggagtacctggagaaaacccacgctgacacagggagaacatgcaaactccacacagaagagcGGCTGGTAAATTTGAACCcagagccctcttgctgtgaggcgacagtgctaaccacttcACCACAGTGTGGCAAAAATAACCTGAAATATCTTgatattttagggccatatcacccacccaCAGTAACCACAGTGGCTGTTTTCATTCAATTGTTAgcaaatagaaattaaaaaaaacaaacgtttgaaatgctgaaaaaaagaaaagaaatgcaaattaTGTGTGTTTCTATTAACTGTCTTGAAGCATATAAACCAGGCTCAGCAAAGCACATTTTTGTAAGAAGTTATCACATTTATCACAAGAACTCTTTTctgacaaagggaaacacacctCAAATGAGGAAAAACCTTTTTCGGCTGATTCCACACAGCTTTTCTACACTTCAAATTGGGTGGGAAAATATATGTTTATGGAAACACAGCTAGTGATGCAGAGCCAGCAGTCTCACCTCTGTCACAAAGTTTGTGGTTGCGTTGCTGAGTGTTTTCAGCATGGGTGTGGCTTCAGCGTAGAACAGAGACATCCTGTTGGCCATCTCGTTGTTGACTTCACTCTCGATATCCAACTGTGGGTGCATGAACAAACCACACAGATAAACAAGAGGTGTCAGAGTAGGAGGATTCTCCCCACTACTTGCTACAGTACAGCTTGGCCTATTTCTGGTCTTTGAtgtgacataaaacacatttaaaaacacgaGCATCTTTGTTTCCTCTTTTGGGCTAAGACAGCACTACAGATACTAAGTATAGACACATTAAAGATTGCTGTACGATATAACCATATGGACTTAAAAACAGCAAGAATAAAAATGGCTCTCAGACACGTGCCGATCTAAACTGATATAACATCATCAGGACAACTCACATTCATGTTGTTTATCCTGTTTCGACTGATGGTTCTTCTGTAGTAGCTGAAGTCATTCTGGATGGCAGGAATTCTCATCTGCAGGAAAACAAGTAAACAGAAATACATTTAGCCACTGcttaataaaaactaaacaacatgtTGTTTCATACAAGtgtccctctctgtgtgtcacAGAGTACAGTAATGAGGGCAGTGACTgaaactatgtgtgtgtgtgttact
The sequence above is drawn from the Epinephelus moara isolate mb chromosome 12, YSFRI_EMoa_1.0, whole genome shotgun sequence genome and encodes:
- the fam49a gene encoding CYFIP-related Rac1 interactor A isoform X2 produces the protein MGNLLKVLTRDIENYPHFFLDFENAQPTEGEREVWNQVNSVLQDSENILSGLQAYKGAGQEIRDAIQNPNDFMLQERAWNSVCPLVIKLKKFYSFSLRLEEALQSLLESLTCPPFTPTQHLEREQALAKQFAEILHFTLRFDELKMRIPAIQNDFSYYRRTISRNRINNMNLDIESEVNNEMANRMSLFYAEATPMLKTLSNATTNFVTENKTLPLENTTDCLSTMASVCKVMLETPEYSSRFSSEDTLLFCMRVMVGVIILYDHVHPNGAFNKSSKIDMKGCIKVLKDQPADNVEGLLNALKFTTKHLNDESTPKNIRTMLQ
- the fam49a gene encoding CYFIP-related Rac1 interactor A isoform X1, whose protein sequence is MGNLLKVLTCTELEQGPNFFLDFENAQPTEGEREVWNQVNSVLQDSENILSGLQAYKGAGQEIRDAIQNPNDFMLQERAWNSVCPLVIKLKKFYSFSLRLEEALQSLLESLTCPPFTPTQHLEREQALAKQFAEILHFTLRFDELKMRIPAIQNDFSYYRRTISRNRINNMNLDIESEVNNEMANRMSLFYAEATPMLKTLSNATTNFVTENKTLPLENTTDCLSTMASVCKVMLETPEYSSRFSSEDTLLFCMRVMVGVIILYDHVHPNGAFNKSSKIDMKGCIKVLKDQPADNVEGLLNALKFTTKHLNDESTPKNIRTMLQ